Within Triticum dicoccoides isolate Atlit2015 ecotype Zavitan chromosome 1B, WEW_v2.0, whole genome shotgun sequence, the genomic segment GAGACTGACGGCCAAACTGAAAGAGTAAATCAGCAAATTGAGTGTTTCTTGCGATGTTTCATTAGTGCCCATCATACTAAGTGGAGCAAATGGCTGTCGCTTTGTGAATTCTGGTACAATACCAACTGGCATTCTGCACTGAACAAATCACCTTTCGAAATCATTTATGGACAGACCCCGCGGTTTTTTGGGATATCTGCTTCTGATACAATTGCTCCCGTCGATATCCAATCGTGGTTGGACTCCCGACAGTTGATGATTGCTTCAGTCAAATAGCATCTGTTGCGTGTCCAGCAGAGAATGAAACAACAGGCAGACAAGAGACGAACTGAACGAGTTTTTGTTGTCAACGATCTAGTGTTCCTCAAACTGCAACCATACGTGCAATCATCAGTTGTCAGAAGAGCCAACCATAAGCTTTCATTCAAGTATTTTGGTCCTTACAAGATACTCGACAAAATTGGAGATGTTGCCTACCGACTGGAGCTGCCTCCTGACAGTCGCATACACccagtgtttcacgtgtctcacctCAAAAAGTTCATTCCGCCAACGACTCGGGTGCAAACACAGTTACCTTCTCCTACAGCCAGTTTGCAAGTGCCTGTTCAGGTTCTGGATCGTCGCGCTCGTCAATCTGGCCGCAAAACAGTGATGCAAGGTTTAATTCTTTGGAATGACAGTACACCAGCCACTGCTACTTGGGAAGACTTGGACTCGTTGAAGCAAGAATTTCCGTGCGCTCTGGCTTGGGGACAAGCCGGTTCACAAGGAGAGGGGGATGTCAGTGTCGCCAAGACAAGGACTGAACCACTGGTTCAGTCGAAGCGAGCTATTGCCGATCAGCGGACTGTAGCGGATCCGGCAACGAAAGATGGCGCGGTGGAATTCAATCAAGGAGATGGGCCGGCCCGGCGGCCCAAGCGAGCGACCAACCCACCGCGCTGGCTCGGCGACTACAGCCTGGCCCGTTAACTGAGCTAACGGTCACTCATTTAAATAGAGATCGATCTCATCCTGTAATAGCTGGCTAGGAACGGAATGACGGCTGCGGCCGGTGTAATCGGATAGCTGTGTGGGTGGTTGGGCGGATAGCTACCGAAACTTTTCCCCAATTCAAATTCGAATCCCTCGCTGTGTTCGGATGTCTGTATTCGATACCTCTGTATTGAATTGGTTTCATTTCCAATTCGGAGAGGAAACTGTAATGGACATGAATACAAATTCACGTGTTCGGTTGCTCATGGAATTGGGCCATGGAATCTCAATACCAAATCATGTTCGGATGACATACTATGGAATTGCATATGCTTTGTGTTTTATGCATCAAATCAAATCTGTACAATTTGTGAGTATAATTGAATTATTATATAGCAACAAAAATGAACAAATATATATTCTAGATAGAAAGGCATGACGACACCAAATAATATTCACACATGAATAGGAACAGTGATAAATttctaacaacaacaacaataattatGCGAACAGAGTGCAAATTTTTAACCAGAGCACATACAACAACACGTAGTTCGGATATGTAGTTTCCAAAttctcaacaacaacaacacataGTTCTAAATTTAACATCACCGCACTAGTTCAAAtaggttcaagtagttaaacaagaCAAGCTGAAAAGCAACATTTGAATAAATTTAAGGCAACACTAACAGCCAGGCCTTCCTCATTTCCATGGGCAACTCCATTAGAGCTTCAAACAAACGCTCATTAAGAATCAGCTTCCCATATGATCGCAACATGTCTGGCTCTGCCAAGTCTGGTATCAACTGAAGTGCAGCAAGAATTGCAGCAGGAGTGGTAGCTTTTGGCAGTGGAAGTGGATCAGTTGTCTTCAAAGCATCCTTGAAAGTAGCCCTCATTTCTCCAATCATGCACATAATGGACTCACCTGTTCGTTGCCTCTTTGGTGCCACTTCTGGAGAGATTTCTATTGGTTCTGCTTCTGGATCTGCAGTAGTCTCAGCACCAGTCATCGCACCTTCACCATTGGCATGATCTTTTGAATATATGATAGATATGGACTCCCAATGCTTCACTACTTTGGTCTTGTAGGAAGCTAATCCTTTCTCTTTCTTATTAGCCTGCAAAATACACACAAGCGAAGAGTAAAGTTGCTGTCCTGTTATGTGACATACTAAAAAGGTAAACATGAATGTGCATATTATGATGGTTACCTCCACATATTTGATCCAGACATCATCACTATCCATTGATAGCTTATGATTCACCCAATCCCACCCAAAACCACTTTGGGAAAGTATCTTGGTAATGACTTCATAGTACCTGTCGAAAGTTCTAAGCCTTCCCAAAATGTTGTCCTTTGTGATATTCTTGTTGCACTTCTCCTTCACATTCCTTATGGCTGCACAATACACATGTGGTTTCCATCCATTTTGTGAATGGTCGCCATTGTTGTGATGATCAACAAGCACCTCAAGCAGTGCACCATCCATCTCATCATCCCATGTGGTGTAATTCCTCCTTACAACTCCTTCAGCCATGGTGCTACAAACAAAAAAAAATATGCACAAAGAAAAACAGCATGTTGGATCAAGATTATGCATAAATAAATGgtacatgaaagtgaaaattttaGAGAAACACTATCATATATATGGGAAGGTGATGCATGTACAACACAAGGCATCATCACAGCCACCTATGCTATCACACAAAAGATATCCAGCAAGCGACTGCACAAAATGAGACCACCATCATCTAGATACTACACAAAATGAGTCCACCATCATCAAGCTACTACACAAAATGAGACTACCATCATCAAGCTACTACATCTCTAGTTCTGCATGCCTCACAAGGTACTCAGCATACATGTCATCTGCAAAGTTTTGCCTAAAGTTGGTCCATTCATTTGTGACTTCAACAGATGTAATTAAGTTAGCGTCATCCCCCGTCTCAAGTTCCAAATCATCTAGTTCATGGTCAACTTCTGGAAGCAATAGATCATCCATCACATGTTGCCTATCCCTTGCAAAGTTGTGTAACACACAACACGCATTAATAATTCGAATCTGCACAAAATTAGATTCACAATCAGCATGTCATCACTATCCATAAGTAACATCACTTTAACTTTTGTTACCTGGTCCTTTATATCAAAGAAAGATTGAACTCTTAGTATGGCCCATTTTTTCTTCCACAACCCGAAAGTTCTCTCCACAACATTTCTAGCACGAGAATGACGCAAGTTATAGAGCtctttagaagtttggggctgttgTTGACTTGCAACCCACTCTTTCAAGTGGTACCGAGTCGATCGGAATGGAGCAAGAAAGCCCGGCCCATTGGTGTAGCCAGCATCCACTAAGTAATACTTTCCTATGGTGGAGCAATTAAAATTAGCTAACAATTACATGGGGAAGAAAATAAATGTCAAGAGAAATAATCATACCCTGCGGTACAACAAATGCATCTTGACGATTATTTCTCATTGCATCACGCAACACTCTCGAGTCAGATGAAGATCCCTCCCAGCCAGGTAGAACATAAAGAAATTTCATGTTCCAGTCAACCACACCTAGCATGTTAGTGGTGATTGCTTGCTTTCTGTTCCTATACCTTCCTTGGTCAGATGGAACAACAGAAACATCAACATGACACCCATCTAGTGCTCCCAATGCATTGCCAAACCACTTCCATTTGTAATCATCCGGAGGCTCGACAGATGGATTGGGAAGCTTGATAAACTCCCCACTTAGGGAAAGTATGGCTGTTAACACGGAAGAGAAGTGCCTACTGATAGTGTCTAATGAACGCTTGTAAGTGCCCCGCAGGATCCTCATTTTAATACCATGTCCAACAACCAATAAAAACATAGCAACCTTTTCTTCTACAGTCACATATATGCTATCAATGAGACCACACTTCTCGCGTAACATCGTGCACAAAGCATGAAAGTTTCTTTTTGTTAGTCGCAACTCATCATAGCAAGTGATTTCTGACCCATTGTACATTTCCTTCAGCAAATACTTCCGAAGACCATATCGCTGCTCTTCATCACTAAAGCAGCCCAAACTCTTCGGTGCCCTCTGCGTACTAAGATACGCTAGCCCAAGACACACTGACTCAACATACATGGCTGTCATAATAATcctttttctctttcttcttttgttttcttcGGTAATGGAAGCAATCAATTCCAGATGAGACATGATACAACTACAGTTATACACATCATGTCAATTTTTAGTCACATAACCATGCATCATTCAATCAATATGACTAGCACAAAATCTCAATCAACATGACTAGCATAAGATCTCAATCAGCATGACTAGCACACAACTTTTAGTCACATAACCATGCAGCTCATACCTTAACTCAGCCTCCCGGAGTTCCACTTATCAGCAACACCTACAAAAAATGAACATGGGCTTTAATAATTCATTGGAGCAGAACAAGGGAAGAACAGAACATGTTGGACATGGACAGCAGGGGAAGAACAGAACAACTGAAAAGAAAGAAGGGGGTACAGGGGAGTGGAATAAGAAGATGGAAGAGGAAggggaagaagatggcagaggatAAGGGGATGAAGAAGATAGGCAGGATGGAGGGCTTGCGCCGGAGCAAGATGGCCGGGATGGAAGGCGCTCCGGCCAGCGAGCTGGAAGGGATGGAGGCCGCGCCGACGAGCGACACAGGCCAGATCCAGGGCTGCGCCGGCTCGGGCGGCAGAGGAAGGAGCGCTGCAGGGGAGGGAAAAGGGCAGCAGCCGCGGGGGcttgaagctccgccgccgccggagagaggagggggaggaggtccaTGGCGGGGGGTGAGGATGAATACCTGCGCCGTCGGTGGCTCCAGCCGTCTCGCGCGGGGAGGAAAGGGGCAGGTCGGGAGCGAGCCTGTCTCCAAACGTTATCTTTTGCGGGACTAGGTCAATTCGAGTGAAATCGGAGGCAAAGAGCTTTGTATCGCGGGAGGGCTACGCGCGTGGATGAAATTTCGGCTCTGTATTGGGCCCGTTTTCGTTCCCTCGATTCAGTATGCATCCAAACGCCTGAATCGGCAGGTAGCCAATACCATATCCAATTCGAAGGCCCTAATTCAGACATCCGAACGCAGTGTAAATTCTCCCCCGATCTAGCGAGTTGCTTacacgcctcctccctccctgccggcGCGCCGCCTCCTCCCTTCCCTCTGGCCTGCCGCCTCCTTCCTCCCCtgcccgctcgccgccgccgatgGCCGGCCCCAACCAATCACTGCcgcccgccgcgcccgccgcccccAACCACCGGTCGCCATGCAACTCTCTCCTCCAGTCGCCGTGCGCCTCCCAACCCCGGTCGTCGCGCGCCTCCTACCCCGGCCGTCGCGCGCCTCCGACCCCACCCGTCGCTCGCCTCCGGCCACTGGCCGCCGCACGCCTCCCTCCACCCGGCTCCCTGTGCTGCTATGGAGTCCGTCCTGGCTGATCTGCTCTGGCCGTTCAACTTTGTGTCTTCCGACCGCTTGGCCGGCGGAGCTTGACGAAGAGCACCCCGGTCTCGCTTGTGTGTGGAGTTCTGAGCATCTTCTACTGCTGTGTTCTGCTCTCGTCTATTTTCAACTGAATGCGCTGCCATGTGTGGATTTACTCTCGACTCGCCGGGGTGGAGCTCCTCTGCCTCTAGCTGTCGATCCATAGTTCATTGTCAGTACAGGCTCCGTAGCTGCCCAGTACATGTTGGGGGACATTTCTGGAATCACGTATCCTTCTTGCAGCTGTAATTTTGATTGCATAGCAGTGAAGTTTTGATTCACAGCAGTACAATTTAGTCCCAGCTGCCATGATTCTGCAAACCATTGTGCTACCAAAAAGATGGTTCTTTGTTGCAACAAATTGTGGGGAAATGCAGTGAAATAGGGGCAGTACAAGCAGACGGTGCTTTGTTCTGTAGGCTGCCACTCTTCTGCCTGTCTGGTAACAGCGGCGAGAGACGAACACCATGCGCACACCCATGTGACATGAAGTGGAGGC encodes:
- the LOC119322824 gene encoding protein ALP1-like isoform X1, with the protein product MSHLELIASITEENKRRKRKRIIMTAMYVESVCLGLAYLSTQRAPKSLGCFSDEEQRYGLRKYLLKEMYNGSEITCYDELRLTKRNFHALCTMLREKCGLIDSIYVTVEEKVAMFLLVVGHGIKMRILRGTYKRSLDTISRHFSSVLTAILSLSGEFIKLPNPSVEPPDDYKWKWFGNALGALDGCHVDVSVVPSDQGRYRNRKQAITTNMLGVVDWNMKFLYVLPGWEGSSSDSRVLRDAMRNNRQDAFVVPQGKYYLVDAGYTNGPGFLAPFRSTRYHLKEWVASQQQPQTSKELYNLRHSRARNVVERTFGLWKKKWAILRVQSFFDIKDQIRIINACCVLHNFARDRQHVMDDLLLPEVDHELDDLELETGDDANLITSVEVTNEWTNFRQNFADDMYAEYLVRHAELEM
- the LOC119322824 gene encoding uncharacterized protein LOC119322824 isoform X2 yields the protein MAEGVVRRNYTTWDDEMDGALLEVLVDHHNNGDHSQNGWKPHVYCAAIRNVKEKCNKNITKDNILGRLRTFDRYYEVITKILSQSGFGWDWVNHKLSMDSDDVWIKYVEANKKEKGLASYKTKVVKHWESISIIYSKDHANGEGAMTGAETTADPEAEPIEISPEVAPKRQRTGESIMCMIGEMRATFKDALKTTDPLPLPKATTPAAILAALQLIPDLAEPDMLRSYGKLILNERLFEALMELPMEMRKAWLLVLP